In Fluviicola taffensis DSM 16823, the following are encoded in one genomic region:
- a CDS encoding methyltransferase domain-containing protein, protein MEKFKQLAKIKEIYSKGENIIKYLKGKKPNEQNTIEEILISYDFQAGSYTKAFLENPEFRTIYSCSLASIVDNLGSFNSIMEAGVGEATTLNNVVRQLKQQPKNILGFDISWSRLKFAKEFLADFNVKNISLFTANLFEIPLCDNSIDVVYTSHSIEPNGGKEKEALEELYRITGKYLILLEPSFEFASPEAQDRMKEHGYVTKLHATALELGYKVIEHRLFDHSINPLNPTGLIVIEKLSSESNEPSLRCPITLTELTKLSDSFLYSKESFLTYPILDGIPCLLKDNSILAAHLLTDYSEYKKENGIVF, encoded by the coding sequence ATGGAAAAATTCAAACAATTAGCAAAGATCAAAGAGATTTATTCTAAAGGAGAAAACATCATAAAATACCTGAAAGGAAAGAAACCAAACGAACAAAATACAATTGAAGAGATTCTAATTAGTTATGATTTTCAAGCTGGTTCTTATACCAAAGCATTTTTAGAAAATCCAGAATTTAGAACAATCTATTCCTGTTCTTTAGCTTCAATTGTTGATAATTTGGGTAGTTTCAATTCGATTATGGAAGCTGGAGTTGGAGAAGCTACAACCTTGAATAATGTAGTTCGTCAATTAAAACAACAGCCAAAAAACATCCTAGGTTTTGATATTTCTTGGTCGCGCTTGAAATTTGCAAAAGAGTTTTTAGCTGATTTCAACGTGAAGAATATTTCCTTGTTTACGGCCAATTTATTTGAAATTCCGTTGTGTGATAATTCAATTGATGTTGTTTACACTTCTCATTCTATCGAACCAAATGGTGGAAAGGAAAAAGAAGCCTTGGAGGAATTGTATAGAATTACTGGTAAATATCTGATTTTATTGGAGCCATCCTTTGAATTTGCTTCCCCTGAAGCTCAAGACCGTATGAAAGAACACGGATACGTGACTAAATTACATGCTACTGCTTTGGAATTAGGATATAAAGTCATTGAACACCGTCTTTTTGATCATTCTATCAATCCTTTAAATCCAACAGGATTAATTGTTATTGAGAAACTCAGTTCTGAATCCAATGAACCAAGCTTAAGATGTCCCATTACTTTGACAGAATTAACCAAACTAAGCGATTCTTTCTTATATTCAAAAGAAAGTTTTTTAACTTATCCAATTTTGGATGGAATTCCGTGTTTGTTGAAAGATAATTCCATTTTAGCAGCTCATCTATTGACTGATTATTCGGAATATAAAAAAGAGAATGGGATTGTGTTTTGA
- a CDS encoding metallophosphoesterase, whose product MFGLVFLLLLVSQATFSYSLFETQNPILLILGILQLILFFGAVIITMKSFRQSRTADYRKGFNAFGVMIATGVPTLGFFLFGLIYIITGFVFIEYLGFGIALSLFFAILVGIIWGRWNWKTHTIEIPFENLPADLDGLRIVQISDIHVGSFFNKYDKVEKAIQQINQLEADFVFFTGDLVNNIAEEMLGWEPVFSKIQAKEGKYSILGNHDYGDYVPWEKEETKNANLAKLIAIHKEIGFTPLLNESIELKPGFWLLGVENWGKPPFRQSGELEKTLGKVPLNSFKLLLSHDPSHFDEEVIKTGVDLTLSGHTHGMQFGIERFGIKWSPVSLRYKKWAGLYQTGKQFLYVNRGFGYLGFPGRVGIYPEITEIVLRRK is encoded by the coding sequence ATGTTTGGTCTTGTTTTCCTTCTTTTATTAGTCTCTCAGGCTACATTTTCTTATTCGCTTTTTGAAACTCAAAATCCCATTTTATTGATTCTTGGGATTTTGCAATTGATTTTATTTTTTGGTGCTGTAATTATCACCATGAAGAGCTTTCGTCAAAGTAGAACGGCAGATTACCGAAAAGGATTCAATGCTTTTGGTGTCATGATTGCAACTGGAGTACCAACTCTGGGATTCTTTTTATTTGGACTTATTTACATCATCACTGGTTTTGTGTTTATCGAATACCTTGGTTTTGGTATCGCGCTTTCGTTGTTTTTTGCCATTCTAGTTGGAATTATTTGGGGAAGATGGAATTGGAAAACACATACTATCGAAATTCCGTTCGAAAATCTTCCTGCTGATTTAGATGGATTAAGAATCGTTCAAATCAGTGATATTCACGTGGGAAGTTTCTTCAACAAGTACGATAAAGTAGAAAAAGCAATTCAACAAATCAATCAATTAGAAGCTGATTTTGTATTCTTCACTGGTGATTTAGTCAACAATATTGCAGAAGAAATGCTTGGATGGGAACCTGTTTTCTCAAAAATTCAAGCAAAAGAAGGGAAATATAGTATTTTGGGGAATCACGATTACGGAGATTATGTTCCGTGGGAAAAGGAAGAAACCAAAAATGCCAATCTAGCGAAGCTAATTGCAATTCACAAAGAAATTGGATTTACTCCACTATTGAATGAATCAATCGAATTAAAGCCTGGATTTTGGCTTCTTGGAGTTGAAAACTGGGGTAAACCTCCTTTTAGACAAAGCGGAGAGCTTGAAAAAACATTGGGAAAAGTACCACTTAATTCCTTCAAATTATTGCTTTCGCACGATCCAAGTCATTTTGATGAAGAAGTAATTAAAACGGGTGTCGATTTGACTTTATCTGGTCACACACATGGGATGCAATTCGGAATTGAACGTTTTGGAATTAAATGGAGCCCCGTTTCGTTGCGTTATAAAAAATGGGCTGGATTGTACCAAACAGGAAAGCAGTTTTTATACGTGAATCGTGGATTTGGATATTTGGGATTTCCAGGTAGAGTAGGAATTTATCCAGAGATTACTGAGATTGTTTTGAGGAGGAAATAA
- a CDS encoding universal stress protein — protein MSRNLYIVPHDLTEVGNTALDYALFLGRHVRTDIMLLNLVDNKAKIAGVEAKLWDIIKAKVIPESVEMFVLVAVGDIFTDISKIANREHAQLILMGTHGAKGFQKLTGSFAMKVITSCDVPFIIVQKETKHQEIKNIVVPIDLTKESLQIVSSAGDLANIFGATVHVIGEKHSDEGLSQQTKNRVLLIRNKYDEKSTKCEVNLLPSGGGYSKKVIKYVAEKNIDLIAIAYHSESLLPQFDNFAQSLITNDLKLPCMIIAAKQAGNLYF, from the coding sequence ATGAGTCGAAATTTATACATAGTTCCACACGATTTAACTGAAGTTGGAAATACAGCTTTAGATTATGCTTTGTTCCTTGGGAGACATGTTCGAACAGATATTATGCTTTTAAATTTAGTGGATAACAAAGCAAAAATTGCTGGTGTTGAAGCAAAATTATGGGACATCATTAAAGCAAAAGTTATTCCAGAGAGTGTGGAAATGTTCGTACTTGTAGCGGTTGGGGATATTTTTACTGATATTAGTAAAATTGCAAATAGAGAGCACGCGCAGTTAATTTTGATGGGAACTCATGGGGCAAAAGGCTTTCAAAAATTAACAGGGAGTTTCGCCATGAAAGTTATTACAAGTTGTGATGTACCTTTCATCATTGTACAAAAAGAAACAAAGCATCAAGAAATTAAAAATATTGTAGTTCCAATCGATTTAACCAAAGAAAGCTTACAAATTGTAAGTTCGGCTGGAGATTTAGCCAATATCTTTGGCGCAACTGTTCACGTAATTGGAGAAAAACACTCGGACGAAGGATTGTCTCAGCAAACAAAAAATAGAGTGCTTCTAATTCGCAATAAATACGATGAAAAATCTACGAAATGTGAAGTGAATCTCCTTCCTTCTGGAGGTGGATACTCTAAAAAGGTGATTAAATATGTAGCTGAGAAAAATATTGATTTGATTGCTATAGCTTATCATTCTGAAAGCTTACTTCCGCAGTTCGATAATTTTGCTCAATCTTTAATTACGAATGACTTGAAGCTTCCTTGTATGATTATCGCAGCAAAACAAGCTGGGAATTTATATTTCTAA
- a CDS encoding DUF6265 family protein, with product MKRNILFSLFIISIAVSSCNSEEPRLQKEIEEKISLEKADWLLGSWEDASEEGRLSETWVKSSNNSYKAETYLVYGTDTVFREYSRINKAGKTLHCIITIPDQNNAKPVVFKLSKQEDDLLVFENQQHDFPQVITYTHKGDSVIAEISGMQKGEFAKDRFAMVKVK from the coding sequence ATGAAACGGAATATTCTATTCAGTTTATTTATAATTTCGATAGCTGTATCTTCTTGTAATAGCGAAGAGCCGAGACTTCAAAAAGAGATAGAAGAGAAAATTAGTCTCGAAAAGGCTGATTGGCTTCTGGGGAGCTGGGAGGATGCATCTGAAGAAGGTAGGTTGTCTGAAACCTGGGTGAAGTCTAGTAATAATTCTTATAAAGCGGAAACTTACTTAGTGTATGGTACCGATACTGTTTTTCGTGAATATTCACGAATAAACAAGGCTGGTAAAACACTTCATTGTATCATTACTATTCCAGATCAAAACAATGCAAAGCCCGTTGTTTTTAAATTAAGTAAACAGGAGGATGACCTTTTGGTGTTTGAAAATCAGCAGCATGATTTTCCTCAGGTAATCACCTATACACATAAAGGAGATTCCGTAATTGCAGAGATTTCAGGGATGCAAAAAGGAGAGTTCGCTAAAGATCGTTTCGCTATGGTGAAAGTGAAGTAA
- a CDS encoding CvfB family protein translates to MELGVYNELRLDRFTSPGAYLVDEDGNDVLLPTKYIDPDFQIDDMVNVFLYKDSEGRIIATTLTPKVLVNQFAFLKIAEVNQYGAFAEWGVEKHLLIPYREQPKPLEEGKHYFIYMYIDEATERLVGTSRIGMYMETVKDELQADDEVDIMVWEFTDLGLKVLVNNRFQGLIFKNELHRRVRMGETLRGFVKTVRPDGKLDIVLERAGYDKIDTHAQKLLTMLENNGGFLDLTDKSDPEEIQYRTGWSKKVFKQVIGNLYKQRLISLHENGITLIEN, encoded by the coding sequence GTGGAATTAGGAGTTTATAATGAATTACGCTTGGATCGTTTTACGAGTCCTGGAGCGTATTTGGTCGATGAAGATGGTAATGATGTATTGTTGCCGACAAAATATATTGACCCGGATTTTCAGATTGACGACATGGTTAATGTGTTCTTATACAAGGATTCTGAAGGTCGAATTATCGCAACAACATTAACCCCTAAAGTACTTGTTAATCAATTCGCATTCTTAAAAATTGCAGAAGTCAATCAATACGGTGCTTTTGCAGAATGGGGAGTAGAAAAACATTTACTCATTCCCTATCGTGAACAACCGAAGCCTTTGGAAGAAGGAAAACATTACTTCATTTACATGTACATTGATGAAGCAACTGAGCGTTTGGTCGGCACATCTCGTATTGGAATGTATATGGAAACTGTGAAGGATGAATTGCAGGCAGATGACGAAGTGGATATAATGGTTTGGGAATTTACGGATCTTGGGCTCAAAGTATTAGTCAACAACCGCTTTCAAGGATTGATCTTTAAAAATGAATTACACCGCCGTGTAAGAATGGGGGAAACCTTGAGAGGTTTTGTCAAAACCGTTAGACCTGATGGCAAATTAGACATTGTACTAGAGCGAGCTGGTTACGATAAAATCGATACCCATGCTCAAAAATTGCTTACAATGCTTGAGAATAACGGTGGATTTTTAGACTTGACGGATAAATCTGATCCCGAAGAAATTCAATACAGAACTGGCTGGTCGAAGAAAGTATTCAAACAAGTGATAGGAAATCTTTACAAGCAACGTTTGATTAGTCTTCACGAGAATGGAATCACGCTGATTGAGAATTGA
- a CDS encoding LytR/AlgR family response regulator transcription factor: protein MRTIIIDDERLAREELKKLLKDYHEIEIIDEAKNPEEAIEKIKALKPDLIFLDIQMPGMTGFDMLKKLDEIPQVVFVTAFDDFALKAFEVNALDYVLKPVDPARLDETVKKLLNNSEADFQSTAKAPKTDRSSRPLTISDSIFIKDGEKCFYISLDKVRVFESDGNYVKVYFDKSRPLILRSLNSLEERLEPQHFFRANRKFIINLNWIQKVENWFNGGLQVELKPVIIKTANGEEIREGEKIEISRRQAIKFKELFSI, encoded by the coding sequence ATGAGAACAATAATCATTGATGATGAAAGACTTGCACGTGAAGAGTTAAAGAAACTCTTGAAGGATTATCACGAAATTGAAATCATTGACGAAGCAAAAAACCCAGAAGAGGCAATCGAAAAAATCAAAGCTCTAAAGCCTGACTTAATCTTTTTGGATATTCAAATGCCTGGAATGACAGGTTTTGACATGCTCAAGAAATTGGATGAGATTCCGCAAGTAGTTTTTGTAACAGCTTTTGATGATTTTGCATTAAAAGCATTTGAAGTCAATGCACTGGATTATGTTCTAAAACCTGTTGATCCAGCGCGTTTGGATGAAACAGTAAAGAAGCTACTTAATAATTCGGAAGCGGATTTTCAATCAACTGCCAAAGCTCCCAAAACAGATCGATCATCTCGACCATTAACAATTTCCGATTCGATATTCATCAAAGACGGTGAAAAATGTTTTTACATTTCGTTGGATAAAGTACGTGTTTTTGAGAGTGATGGGAATTATGTAAAAGTTTATTTCGATAAAAGTAGACCATTGATTTTAAGATCGTTAAATAGTCTAGAGGAACGTCTAGAGCCACAACATTTCTTTCGAGCTAATCGAAAATTCATCATCAATTTAAACTGGATTCAAAAGGTGGAAAACTGGTTTAATGGTGGATTGCAAGTAGAGTTGAAACCAGTAATTATCAAAACCGCAAACGGAGAAGAAATTCGCGAAGGAGAGAAAATAGAAATTTCTAGACGTCAAGCGATTAAATTTAAAGAGTTATTCTCTATTTAA
- a CDS encoding sensor histidine kinase gives MFKARKTYWLAQIGGWALLSMLIFSASKFSNQSIDLETIGISTACFFVFGIALTHLMRYFYIVMGWLNLRLSNLISRVLITSIVVAALMSILNMLVSHLVSSPKTPFKFSVVEFSLDVAGTLIFFILWNSVYFTFHFFQRSREQEVSNLQLTASHNEIELKNLRSQLNPHFLFNSLNSIRALIDIEPYRAQENITKLSNLLRKSLIIGSEQLVPIEEELSIVQDYLDLEKVRFEERLEIRQELDSKILNFLIPPFILQTLVENALKHGVSQLIEGGTVWIRVSKNGDTIRLEVENNGVLKTTKKVSTGIGVANTLRRLELQYKGKAQFELKQKTSNTVIAIIEIKES, from the coding sequence ATGTTTAAAGCACGAAAAACATATTGGCTAGCGCAAATAGGAGGATGGGCTTTACTTTCCATGCTTATTTTTTCCGCTTCTAAATTTTCCAATCAAAGCATCGATTTAGAGACGATTGGCATCTCAACGGCCTGTTTCTTTGTTTTCGGAATTGCATTGACTCATTTGATGCGTTACTTCTACATTGTAATGGGTTGGTTAAACTTGCGTCTATCGAATTTAATCTCACGAGTTTTAATCACTTCAATTGTGGTTGCTGCTTTAATGTCGATACTAAATATGCTTGTATCACATTTGGTTTCTTCTCCTAAAACCCCCTTTAAATTTTCTGTTGTTGAATTTTCATTAGACGTTGCTGGAACACTTATCTTCTTCATCCTTTGGAATAGTGTTTATTTTACATTCCATTTTTTTCAAAGATCCAGAGAACAGGAGGTCAGCAATCTTCAGTTAACGGCAAGCCACAATGAAATTGAGTTAAAGAATTTACGCTCTCAACTCAATCCACACTTCTTATTTAATTCGTTGAATTCGATTCGCGCATTGATTGATATTGAACCTTATCGAGCTCAAGAAAACATTACGAAACTCTCGAATTTATTACGTAAATCATTGATTATTGGAAGTGAACAATTGGTACCAATAGAAGAGGAGTTATCAATTGTTCAGGATTATTTGGATTTAGAGAAAGTACGATTCGAAGAACGCTTGGAAATTAGACAAGAACTTGATTCTAAAATTCTGAATTTTCTAATCCCACCATTTATTCTTCAAACCTTGGTAGAGAACGCATTAAAACATGGTGTTTCTCAGTTGATAGAAGGTGGAACAGTTTGGATAAGAGTTTCAAAAAATGGAGATACGATTCGACTTGAAGTAGAGAACAATGGGGTTTTGAAAACGACAAAAAAAGTATCGACAGGAATTGGAGTTGCAAATACATTGAGAAGACTGGAATTACAATACAAAGGAAAAGCTCAATTCGAATTGAAACAAAAGACATCAAATACTGTAATAGCAATTATTGAAATTAAAGAATCATGA
- a CDS encoding polymorphic toxin type 23 domain-containing protein: protein MSRLLFLFFLFPILAFGQNRWKPNAGIKATVLITFGSHQNSLGLKLDSYLGNDFTQLNAGVTTRYFLTNFGNRSNFGELRLSAGGGVMFGKGNNPLNMDWEGTLHQSKSEYSIGYAHYWYLDRIGTAQRSGAWNIGIQRFDILMENDVFGGQAKDRFRTGGLIVSYRDSLYKASIGLAIWTGETGNTTWDRTPRPGAPNGIRDLTNNPFGKLNHGILYGEIKHRFVGVQTVGGRIGWDSEQIRHVFQNKISHDLVLLPKKMKRNTPHYPRLNEEGENVFTKKEVRKPRFYFQTFLNDGLPY from the coding sequence ATGAGTCGCCTCTTATTTTTATTCTTCTTGTTCCCTATTTTGGCATTTGGGCAAAATCGGTGGAAACCCAATGCAGGAATAAAAGCGACCGTGTTAATCACTTTTGGTTCTCATCAAAATTCACTCGGATTAAAACTTGATTCCTATTTAGGGAATGATTTCACACAATTAAACGCTGGAGTAACAACTCGTTATTTTCTGACAAACTTTGGGAATCGCTCCAATTTTGGAGAGCTCAGATTGAGTGCAGGTGGGGGTGTTATGTTTGGCAAAGGAAATAACCCATTAAACATGGATTGGGAAGGAACTTTACATCAGTCCAAATCGGAATATTCTATTGGTTATGCACATTATTGGTATTTAGATCGGATTGGTACAGCTCAGCGTTCAGGCGCATGGAATATAGGCATTCAACGATTCGATATCTTGATGGAAAACGATGTATTTGGCGGACAGGCAAAAGACCGTTTTCGAACAGGAGGTTTGATAGTGTCTTATCGTGATAGCTTGTACAAAGCGAGTATTGGACTAGCTATCTGGACGGGCGAAACTGGAAATACAACTTGGGATAGAACTCCACGACCAGGAGCTCCAAATGGAATTCGAGATTTAACAAATAATCCTTTTGGGAAATTGAATCATGGAATTCTCTATGGAGAAATAAAACATCGTTTTGTTGGAGTTCAAACTGTTGGAGGAAGAATTGGATGGGATAGCGAACAAATCAGACACGTTTTTCAGAATAAAATCAGTCATGATTTAGTTCTTTTACCTAAAAAAATGAAGCGGAATACGCCTCACTATCCGAGGTTAAATGAAGAGGGCGAAAACGTTTTTACAAAGAAAGAAGTCAGAAAACCACGGTTTTATTTTCAAACATTTTTAAACGATGGATTACCCTATTGA
- a CDS encoding CTP synthase, whose product MSNSTKYVFVTGGVTSSLGKGIISASLAKLLQARGYSTTIQKLDPYINIDPGTLNPYEHGECFVTDDGAETDLDLGHYERFLNVPTSQANNVTTGRIYQNVIEKERKGEYLGKTVQIIPHITDEIKERIQILGKTGKFDIVITEIGGTVGDIESLPFVEAVRQMMWEFESDCLVIHLTLIPYLSAAGELKTKPTQHSVKQLLELGVQPDILCCRTEHELDLTIRKKIAKFCNVSMNAVIESRDAESIYDVPLLMQAEELDKVALEKLGLPSKNSPDLTKWKEFLTRLKNPIQEVNIGLVGKYVELKDSYKSISEAFIHGGVANEARVNVKWIHSESLTKQNIEAELGGLDGILVAPGFGSRGISGKIEAVRFARENKVPFFGICLGMQCAVIEFARHVLKYEDAHTTEIAEDSKYPVISMMAEQKSISNMGGTMRLGSYKCQLRPDTQVASAYNTESIEERHRHRYEFNNDYLEAFEKAGMIATGKNPETGLVEVIEIPDHPWFVGAQYHPEYKSTVDNPHPLFVAFVKAAIEHKK is encoded by the coding sequence ATGTCCAATTCAACAAAATACGTATTTGTAACCGGGGGGGTAACATCATCCTTAGGTAAAGGAATTATCTCAGCTTCATTAGCAAAATTGCTTCAAGCACGCGGTTACTCTACGACAATCCAAAAATTAGATCCTTACATCAACATTGATCCAGGAACATTAAATCCGTATGAGCATGGAGAATGTTTCGTTACAGATGATGGAGCTGAAACAGATTTGGACTTAGGACATTACGAACGTTTCTTAAACGTTCCTACATCTCAAGCAAACAATGTAACAACCGGTAGAATCTACCAAAATGTGATTGAAAAAGAGCGTAAAGGTGAATACCTTGGAAAGACAGTTCAGATCATTCCTCATATTACAGATGAAATTAAAGAACGTATTCAAATTCTTGGGAAAACTGGGAAATTTGACATCGTAATTACTGAGATTGGTGGAACAGTTGGTGATATTGAATCACTTCCTTTCGTTGAAGCTGTTCGTCAAATGATGTGGGAATTTGAAAGTGACTGCTTGGTTATTCACTTAACATTGATTCCTTATTTATCTGCAGCAGGTGAATTAAAGACAAAACCAACACAGCATTCGGTGAAACAATTATTGGAATTAGGTGTTCAGCCTGATATTTTATGTTGTAGAACAGAGCATGAATTGGATTTAACGATTCGTAAGAAAATCGCGAAATTCTGTAATGTAAGCATGAATGCTGTTATTGAATCTCGTGATGCAGAATCAATTTATGACGTTCCTCTATTAATGCAAGCGGAAGAATTGGATAAAGTTGCCCTAGAAAAACTAGGTCTACCTTCTAAAAATTCTCCAGATCTTACTAAATGGAAAGAGTTTTTGACTCGCTTAAAGAATCCAATTCAAGAAGTAAATATTGGATTGGTTGGTAAATATGTAGAATTGAAAGATTCGTACAAGTCCATTTCAGAAGCATTTATTCACGGGGGTGTTGCAAATGAAGCACGCGTAAACGTGAAATGGATTCATTCCGAATCATTGACAAAACAAAATATCGAAGCTGAATTAGGTGGTTTGGATGGAATCTTAGTTGCTCCAGGATTTGGTTCTAGAGGAATTAGCGGGAAGATTGAAGCGGTACGTTTTGCACGTGAAAACAAAGTTCCATTCTTCGGAATCTGCTTAGGTATGCAGTGTGCGGTGATTGAATTTGCTCGCCACGTCCTGAAATACGAAGATGCTCATACAACAGAAATCGCAGAAGATTCTAAATATCCAGTAATTTCCATGATGGCAGAGCAAAAAAGCATCTCAAATATGGGAGGAACTATGCGATTAGGGTCGTATAAATGTCAGTTAAGACCAGATACACAAGTGGCTTCAGCTTACAATACAGAGTCTATCGAGGAAAGACACCGTCACCGTTATGAATTCAATAACGACTATTTAGAAGCTTTTGAAAAAGCAGGAATGATTGCTACAGGAAAAAATCCAGAAACTGGATTGGTTGAAGTGATTGAAATCCCTGATCATCCTTGGTTCGTTGGTGCGCAATACCACCCAGAATACAAGAGTACGGTGGATAATCCACATCCTTTATTTGTTGCTTTTGTGAAAGCAGCAATTGAACATAAGAAATAA
- the yidC gene encoding membrane protein insertase YidC, with protein sequence MDRNTVIGLTLIGALLVVFTYMSQPSEKEVQAKQKEQKELALQAKKEADSLDKEAKNKPRLVAKKDKDGNQIKDEKGGLVYVNQVTKGDTTIVPRVKVPTTVISKGEIVRLESEKLIVDFSTKGGVVSAVQLKEFESYMNFAKNDGKITPLYLFKDGDQKNQLIFNIAGNKYATGNKEFEIVSKSKHKVVFRHDVAEGSIIYTYNLKGGYDLGYTIQLKDLNGKVLPNSVMLDWQMEMLRSERLLSEQRKVSTICYESADGKLDWNSEVAESYKTAETDMKWVAYKQSYFSSILNADNGFKVKGTKFTSTNYKEGSKEFFTHIRKYRSKLNLGMQSVKDGKASFSWYFGPNDYHVLASYNQDYDDILNLGWGVFRWINLYAVQPVFTFFMNLGINAGLAILLLTIILKLVLMPVQWKMFVSSAKMKILKPQIDDINAKYPKKEDAMKKQMDMMALYRASGASPLAGCVPMLFQMPILLAVFRFFPATFDLRQRGFLWAEDLSSFDSIWDFGTYIPLYGNHVSLFTLLMAGTTLLYTHLNSSNMTQQQQPGMPNMKIIMYMFPFMMIFFFNNYSSGLSYYYFISTLMTIILMFVIKKFFVNEEKLKAKMAEAQTNSAKKGATAPKKKSSFMQRLEDAQRQQQENAKNKKK encoded by the coding sequence ATGGATAGGAATACAGTAATTGGTCTAACACTTATTGGCGCTTTATTGGTAGTGTTCACATACATGAGTCAACCAAGCGAAAAGGAAGTGCAAGCCAAGCAAAAAGAACAAAAGGAATTAGCGCTTCAAGCAAAAAAAGAAGCAGATTCACTTGATAAAGAGGCTAAAAACAAGCCTAGACTTGTTGCTAAGAAAGACAAGGACGGAAATCAAATCAAAGATGAAAAAGGTGGTTTGGTTTATGTAAATCAGGTTACAAAAGGTGACACAACGATCGTTCCTCGTGTAAAAGTACCTACTACGGTTATCTCTAAAGGTGAAATCGTTCGTTTGGAGTCTGAAAAATTGATTGTAGATTTTTCCACAAAAGGTGGTGTTGTTTCAGCAGTACAATTGAAAGAGTTCGAATCTTACATGAACTTCGCTAAGAATGATGGTAAAATTACACCACTTTACTTGTTTAAAGACGGAGACCAAAAAAATCAATTGATTTTCAATATTGCAGGAAACAAATATGCAACTGGAAACAAAGAGTTCGAAATTGTTTCTAAATCAAAGCACAAAGTTGTTTTCAGACATGATGTGGCTGAAGGTTCAATCATTTACACATACAATTTAAAAGGTGGTTATGATTTAGGATACACCATTCAATTGAAAGATTTAAACGGGAAAGTTTTACCAAATTCAGTAATGTTGGATTGGCAAATGGAAATGTTGCGCTCTGAGCGTTTACTTTCAGAACAACGCAAAGTTTCTACTATTTGTTATGAATCTGCTGATGGAAAATTAGACTGGAACAGTGAAGTTGCTGAAAGCTATAAAACCGCTGAAACAGATATGAAATGGGTGGCTTACAAACAAAGCTATTTCTCCTCTATTCTAAATGCAGACAATGGTTTTAAAGTAAAAGGAACTAAATTCACTTCCACCAACTACAAAGAAGGCTCTAAAGAATTCTTTACACACATTCGTAAATACCGTTCAAAATTGAATCTGGGAATGCAGTCTGTAAAGGATGGTAAAGCTAGCTTCTCATGGTATTTTGGACCGAATGATTACCACGTATTGGCTTCTTACAATCAAGACTATGACGATATTCTAAACTTAGGCTGGGGTGTTTTCCGTTGGATCAACTTATATGCTGTACAACCCGTATTTACATTCTTCATGAACTTAGGAATAAATGCAGGTCTTGCTATTTTATTACTGACGATTATCTTGAAGTTAGTATTGATGCCTGTTCAGTGGAAAATGTTTGTTTCTTCTGCAAAAATGAAGATTTTGAAACCGCAAATTGATGACATCAATGCGAAGTATCCGAAAAAAGAGGATGCGATGAAAAAACAAATGGATATGATGGCGCTTTACCGAGCGTCTGGAGCTTCTCCCCTTGCTGGTTGTGTTCCTATGCTATTCCAAATGCCGATTCTTTTAGCGGTTTTCCGATTCTTCCCAGCAACATTTGATTTGAGACAACGCGGATTCCTTTGGGCCGAAGATTTGTCGTCATTCGATTCCATTTGGGACTTTGGAACATATATTCCTCTATATGGTAACCACGTTTCTTTGTTTACATTATTGATGGCTGGAACGACTTTGTTGTATACGCATTTGAATTCATCAAACATGACTCAACAGCAACAACCAGGTATGCCAAATATGAAAATCATTATGTACATGTTCCCTTTCATGATGATTTTCTTCTTCAATAATTATTCTTCAGGTTTGAGTTATTATTACTTCATCTCTACTTTAATGACAATTATCTTGATGTTTGTTATCAAGAAATTCTTTGTAAATGAAGAGAAGTTGAAGGCTAAAATGGCAGAAGCTCAAACAAATTCAGCGAAGAAAGGTGCTACTGCTCCCAAGAAAAAATCGAGCTTTATGCAACGATTGGAAGATGCACAACGCCAACAACAAGAAAACGCGAAAAACAAAAAAAAATAA